A stretch of DNA from Halococcus agarilyticus:
AACTCTCCAGCGGCCGCTCGCCAAGGATTTCGATATCGTCGCCGACTTCGATCGTCGATCCCCACTCCGGCTCGGGCACCTGTGTGTTGATCATCAGCCGGAAGTAGTGACCGAACCGAGCCGGATCGGCCCATTCGGGGAAGGTCGCCTCGCGGCGCTCGACGAAGACACGCTGGAACGCCTCGTGAACGTCGCTGGTGTGCGGATCGCGCGTCGGCACGACACACCGCTGACAGGGGTTGACGCCACGGATCGTCACGTCGCCGATCCGGAACGCGACGCAGTGATCGTGGTCGGCGACCAGCCGATCCTCCCAGAACGGCGGCACGCCGTCGATTTCGAGGTTCGCCCGGAATCGGAGCCGGAGCCCTTCGACGTCGAGGTCGGGAAACCACGACGCGACCTCGCGGAGCGTGCCCGTGCTGATGACCGTGGGTCCCGAGAGGGCCGTGTCGTCGGGGTGGCCGCCGGCTCGCTCCCGTTGCAGTCGGACTGGCTGGTCGAAGTGGTCGCCGAGCCAGGCCTCGACCGACTCGCGATCGGCTGCGAGATCGAACGCTCGGGGATCGTCCCCGTTCTCTCGGCGGAGCGTGACACCCGTGCCATCAGAATCGAACGACGCGCGGAGCCGGTGGACGGCCGCCGTCCGCTTGCCGTTGACGTAGCGGTCGTCCCCGTCGACGATGGCGTACTCGCGGTCGCCTTCGAGACCCCCGTTCGCGACGATCCGCGCCGCGTCGCGCTCGACGGGATCGAGCGACTTGATCGGGAAGACCGCGATGCGTGCGAGCCGTGGCATTCGATCGTCCCCACGTCCGTTCGGCAGCCACCTACCCGTTCCGATCTGGGACGAACGAATGGACGGGTTCGTCAGGATCGGCGACACCGACGCCACCACGGCGGTGTAGCGACCTTCGTCGTGTCCGTCCCGTCCCCGATCAGGTCGACTCCCGATCGCCGAACAGCGTCGCTCGGGGGAGATCGAGCCGGACGAGCAACGGGAGGGCGACGAGAACGATCCCGGCTTCGAGCGCGGCGGCGGCGAGAAAGGCCGCGCCGAAGCCGACGGTGTCGGCGATCACGCCGCCGCCGACGGTGCCCACGAGGAAGCCGAGACTGCCGAAGACGTTGAACCCGCCCATCGCGATCCCTCGATCGTCAGGGGCGAGGTCGGTGACGAGCGCCATCGTGGCGGGGGCGACGAGCGCGCCCGCGAGCCCGAGCAGGATCATTGTCGCGGCCGCGATCTCGATCGTGGGCGCGAGATAGACCGCGAGGATCGCACCCCCATAGAGCACCGAGCCCGCGACGACCGGGAGGAGCCGTCCGATCCGATCCGAGAGCCGCCCCATCGGGTACTGGCCGAGCGCGAACGGGGCGAAGAACAGGCCGAGCACGAGGCCCGCCGCGCCGGCGTCGAGATCGAACGCCTGGCGGAAGTAGAGCGTGCCGACGAGCGTGAAAAAGCCCGCCGTGAACCGGTCGGCGAAGCCGAAGGCGTAGGGGAGGCCGAGCGCGGGCCGGTCGGCCAGACCGGCGATCGCGGCCCCGATACCGCCGCGCCGGGACTCGGGAACCCGGTCGGTCACCCGTGTCGCCAGCAGCGCCACGACACAGAGGAGGCCGGCGGCGACGGCGATCGGCACGAGCGGGCCAACGCTCGAAAGCTGGCCGCCGAGGGGGGCTCCGAGTGCCGTCCCGGTGCCGATGGCGATGCCCGCTGCGCCCATGTTTCGGCCGTGACCCCCATCGAGATCCATCAACATCGTGATCGAGAGCGAGAACGCTGCAATGGTAAAGCTCCCCTCGACGAAGCGGAGGACGAGCATCGCGCCGAACCCGATCCCCGCGACTTCGGCGAGACCGATCAGCGCCGCGTAGCTCGCCACACCGCCGAGCGCGCCCGCGACGATCAAGGGCACCCGACGGCCGGTGGCGTCACTCAGCGCGCCCCAGACGCCCGCGAAGAGCACGAAACCGGCGTATTCGGCCGCGAGGAACCACGTGGCTGCATCGAGCGTCGTCCGCGCGCCGAGCGCCGCCACGAGCTCCGGCACGCCGGGATAGAGCGCGACCTGGCCGAACAACACCGCGAAGATCATCGTCGCCAGCACCGCGCGATCGGTGTTCACACCGGTTGCAGCTACGGTCGGCAGAAACATATCCGTTGGGAACGGCCCCGAACTCGGTCGAGCTGCGCCGGCGAACCGCTCGTTCGCCGCGTTCGACGGAGGGTGCGTCGTCGGGCGATCGGTGGTTGCGAGCCAGGCGTCAGACCGGCTCGAACACGGGGGCCGGGTGGTCGTCCGTGACGAGGACGTCGGCGAACGAGACGCGATCGCCGATGTCGACCGTGCCGTCGATCCGTCCCAGCACCTTGGCGTCGCCGAGCCGGACGACGGCGACCTGGTACTCGCCCGCGAACCCCTCGGGGGGGACGGCGACCGTGGTCTCCGAGTGGACGATCCCGTCGGTGGGGAGCGTGACGGTGGCGAGCGTCCGCGAGCCACACCGTGCGCACGCGGCCTTCGGGGCCGCGGTCGTGTGGCCGCACTCGGCGCACTCCTGACCGACCAGATCGCCGTCGCGGAGGCGGTCGGCCCACTCGACGTAATCGAGCCGATCGGTCGTGGCGTCGTCGCTCATCGCCGGGCCTCCATCACCGTGACGACGGTGGTCGCGGCATCGCCACCCAGGTTGTGTGCGACCGCACGCTCGGGGTCGTCGAGCTGGCGCTCGCCGGCCTCGCCGCGGAGCTGCTCGGTGAGTTCGACCAGCTGTGCCGTGCCGGTCGCGCCCAGGGGGTGACCCTTCGCCTTCAGCCCGCCGGAGGGGTTCACGGGCACGTCGCCATCCAGGGCGGTCCGGCCCGCTGCGGCAGCCGGACCGCCCCCGCCGTCCTCGAACAGGCCGAGCGCCTCGGTCGCCATCACTTCAGCTCCAGTAAAGCAGTCGTGGATCTCCGCGAAGTCGATCGCGTCGGCGGTCGTTCCCGCCTGGTCGTACGCCTGGCTCGCCGCATCCCGGGCGGCCTGGGTCGCCGGCAGGTCGACCTTGTCCGCGAGCGGCACCACGTCGGTCGCGTGGCCGACGCCCGCCACGTCGACCGGGTTCTCGAAGCTTTCGGCAGCCTCCTCGCTGGCGACCACGACCGCCGACGCACCGTCCGAAAACGGACAGCAGTCCATCAGATGGAACGGATCGGCGACGATCGGCGAGTCGAGCACCTTCTCCACGGAGGTCTCGCGGCCGAAATGCGCGCGCGGGTTGAGCGTCCCGTTGTAGTGGTTCTTGACCGCGACCTCGGCGAGGTGTTCCTCGGTAGTACCGTACTCGTGCATGTGGCGTTTCGTGAGCAGCGCGAACACGCCGGGGAAGGTGAGACCGGCGGGCTGTTCGTACTGGCGGTGGGCGGCGCTGACGAACACCTTCGTCATCGCGCCGGTGCCGAGGCCGGTTTCGGGCGTGCAGCGCTCGACACCGCCGGCGAGCACCACGTCGTGGCGGCCGGACTCGACCGCCTCGACCGCGTGTTTGAACGCGGTCGCCGAGGTGGCACACGCGTCCTCGAAGCGCTGGGCGGGGACGCCCGTACAGCCGATGTGCGAGGCGAGCGTCGGCGCGAGGTGGGTGTCGTTCTCGGTCATCCCGCCCATCGCGTTGCCGAAGTAGAGCGCCTCGATTTCGGGGGACTCGACCCCGGCATCGTCGAACGCGTCGAACGCGGCGTCGGCGAACAGGTCCGGCAACGGCCGTTCGTGAACGCCGAACTTCGTCATTCCCGCACCGACGATGGAAGCTCGTGCCATGAACTGGTGTACGACACCATTGTCTATCAGGGTTGTGATGTCGGCAGCCACGTTCGCCGGCTCGGGCGTCGAACTGTCTGTCGCTGACGGATCACGAACCGGCGATACCGTCGTCGAGGAAGCGTCCTTCCGGCGGGGAACCACGACGGCGGAGCGGTTCGTCCTCCCGCGTAGCCACTTCGTGCTTGGGTTCTGATCGTGTGTAGTACGAGGAGCAGGGGAGGGTCGCGAGTGATGCCAGAGGCTCGCAACGGACGGTGAGGCTGCAGGAGCTCGTCGGGCCGCCCGTGTTTCCCCTTCTCCCTACGGCACAGGTCACGGACAAACGACAAAGAACGGGTGCATGGATGATAAGGCGAGGGTCGTCCGTACATCACGATCCACAGCCGCTCGGATCGGCGCGATAGTGATCGATACCAGGTGTATGAACGCGATCGGTCCGTCCTTGCCTCAGGTGTGGATTTCGAACCGTGCGCCGCCGGCGTCGCTTTCGGTGATCGAGATCGTCCACCCGTGGGCTCCGGCGATAGTTCTGACGATGGCGAGCCCCAGTCCCGTGCCTTCACCGGTGGTGTAGCCGCTCTCGAACACGCGGTCGCGGTCGTCGGCGGGGATGCCCGGCCCGTCGTCCGCGACCGCGAAGCCGCCGTCGGCGAGGCGTTCCACCCGAACGGTCACCGCGGGATCCGCATCGCCGGCCGCCGGCCGGCTGCTCGTGGAGCCGTGCTCGATGGCGTCCTCCTGAGCCGGCGAAGGAGGGTACGTGGAGCCGTGCTCCATGGCATTTCGGAACAGGTTGCCGAGCAGGCGCTGGAGCCGGTCGGGATCGGCCTCGATCTCGCCGAGGTCGTCGAGGACGAGTTCGGCCGTCCCGTCGTCGACTTCCAGCCACGCGGACTCGGCGATCGACGTGAGCGAGACGGGCACGGTCTCGTCGACGACTGCGCCCTGTCTCGCGAGCGCGAGCAGGTCGTCGATCAACGAGTCCATCCGGGAGAGCGCCCACGCGATGTCGTCGTGGTGTTCGGAGGGCTGCTCCGCGCGGGCGAGTTCGAGCCGGCCTCGCGCGAGGCCGAGCGGGTTCCGGAGGTCGTGGCTCACGACGCTCGCGAACTCCTCCAGGCGCTCGTTCTGGCGCTCGAGTTCGGTCTCCTTGGCGACGCGGTCGAGCGCCGTCGCGACGCTGGCCGCGAGCACCTGGGCGAGCCGAACGTCCGAATCCTCGACGACACCGTCGGGTGAACCGATGCTCAGCGTCCCGTGGTCGTCGATCGGGACGTACAGCGCGCTCCGGAGCGGAAGATCGCTCGTGGCGTAGTTCGAGAGGTTCCCGTCCGCGACCACGGGCTCGCCCGCGTCGAACGCCCGCCACGGGAGCCCCTCGTCGCGCGCGTAGACGGGCCGTTCGCCGAGCGTTTCCCCGGCCGCGTCGGTCACCGCCACCGGCTCGAGCGTGTCGTCGTCCGCGTCGTACAACCGAACCACCGCTATCGGGAACCCGAGGACGTCCTCGGCGGCGGTGGCCGCACGCTCGACGACCGTTTCGGCGGCGTGCGCACGCACGAGGTCGTCCGTCGCGTCGTGGAGCGCCCGGAGTGCGTACTCGTGCCGACGGCGATCACCCACTTCGCGGAGCACCCCCATGACTGCGGCACCGTCGTCGAGATCGATCCGACCGCCGTGGGCCTCGATGTCGACGTGCGTTTCGTCCCGTCGAACGCCGGTGAACGTGTAGTGCAGTTCGTCGATCTCGCCGCACTCGCGGGCTTCGATCCGGTCCGCGACACGCTGGCGATCGGACTCGGCGACGATCGCGAGCGGGGATCGCCCGACGAGTTCGTCGCGGTCGTAGCCGAAGATCCCGGCGAGCTTCGGGTTCGCGTACTCGATGCGGTCGTTGCGGACGACGTAGATGCCGACGATGGTCCCCTCGACGAGGCGACGGTAGCGGGACGTCGCCCGATCCATCTCCCGCTCGGCCCGTCGCCTCGCGACCGCGTTCTCGATCCGGTTCGCGAGCACCACGTGCTGGTCGGCGTCGGTGTCCTTCCGCAGACAGTCGGTGACGCCGGCGGAGATGGCCTCGCCGGCGGTCGCCTCACTGTCCTCTCCAACGAAGAGGACGAAGGGGAGATCGGGATGCTCGTCACGGACCGCACCGAGGAACTCGAGTCCGTCGCGCTCCGGCAGGTCGTGGTCGCTGACGACGCAGTCGATGGATCCGTCGAGCCGGTCGAGCGCGTCGCGGGTGGTGGATTCGGTCACGACGTCGAACCCGTCCCGGTCGAGAAACGACGCGACGGAGTCGAGAACGGCCGCGTCGTCGTCCACACGCAGCACCCGGATCGGATCGCCCATGCTCGGGCACTGGTCGCCGAAGGATAATCATTGTTCCCCGCCGACAGCGCGGCTCGACGGGTTCCGGTCGACGACCGCTGCGGGAGGTTCGGTTCCCGCGCACCGCTTCTCGTTCCGGCGGGAGAACCGCCGAGACACGCGCTGTGTCACCCATAGGTTTTTACTTCAGGCCATACTGTGAATCAATAGTACCGTGGATACGTCGAACGATCGAACGCACAGGGATGGGTTCGGCGAGTGAACCCGTCGTTCGAACCGGTGGAGCGAGACACGGGCATCGCGGTCGTGGACTCGATAGAGCGCCACCGGTACGCGCTCACGACACCGGAGGCGGTCGCGCCGACGGTGGCGGACACCGACCGATTCCGGTTTCCAGTCGACGCCGCCGTCTCGATCCACACCGCCGCGCTCTCGCTGCCGAGCGTGGTCTCGGTTCACCTCCGCGACGAGTCCGGAACGATCGTGGCCCAGGCCGAGCACTTCGCCAACGAGGAGCTGCCACACGGCGAGTACACGATCGAACTGAGCGCGCCGATCAAGCTCTACTGTCGGGTCGAGAGCACGGTCACGGTGACCGCCGACGTCGAGGGCATGACGATCGAGTTCGACGACGCCACCGAGGTGGTGGTGGGCGCACGATCGCACCACGAGCGTCCCGCCGCGACGGTCACGACCACGACCGATCCCGAGGACATGATGGCCGCGATCTCGACGTTCGGCTCCGCGCTCAAGACGACCTCGCCCGAACGCTCCTACCCCACCCTCCGGGGCCACCCGCCGACCGTCGAACTCGGCGACGAACTCGACCTCGCGGGGCTCGAACCGCCGGACACGGGCGTGACCATCGAAGTGCCTCCCGAGTGCCGCTCGATCTTCGTGGTCGCACCGCTCGCGTACTATCTCGGGGCGCGCGTCCGCCCCGGCGACGAGCCCCGCCTGCGAACGGATCGGGGGCTCGACCACTCGCTCGACGGGCCCTGTGGGTTCGAGCGGACCGTCGAGCGCACGCTGAAGGGGACGTTCTTCCTCGACTGCCTCGCGCGGACCGAGGGGCTCTACCCCGTGGCGCTCCACGAGCGTGAGGCGGTCGAGGCGAACATCGATCTCGACCTCGCCGCACTCTACGATCGACCGATCGCCGAACGCCTCGACGCGTATCTCGACGTGCCGTTCGCGGCCGTCGAGGACCACCTTCCCGAGTGGAAGCTCACCTCCCACGTCGAGCCCGCGCCGACGAGCGTCGAGACGCTGCCCTTCCTCGTCGACGATCTCGCGGTCGTCCGGTGTGCGAGCACGGAGTCGGTCGCGCGCTCGACCACGCTGACGTTCGACGGGGGGGTGGAGGCCGCGAGCGCGGGGCGCGAGGACGCGTTCACCCGGAGTGCGAGCACCACGCGGAGCACGGGTTCGAGCGTGGGCCCGGGGATCGACACCGAGTTCGTGAGTCCCGAGGCGACCGACTCGCTCGAAGCGGCGTGGGTCGGCGAGGGGCTGCCCCTCGGTGCGAGCAAGACCTCGGTCGAGGCCTACCGGAACCGCCTCGACAGGACGCCCGCCGACGGCGACATCGACATCACCGTGGTCTGCAACGACGCCGAGATGGCCGAGGAGCGCGACCTGATCGAGGACGTCTACGGCGACCGCGACGAGCTGCCGTTCGACGTCTCGCTGCATCGCGACCTCACGACCGCCGAACTCGAAGGGCTGCTCTCGACCCGGACGGACTTCCTCCACTACATCGGCCACGTGGACGAGGGCGGGTTCGAGTGTGTCGACGGCGAGCTCGACGCGAACACGCTCGACACCGTCGGGGTGGACGCCTTCCTGCTCAACGCCTGCCAGTCCTACCGCCAGGGGATGGCGCTGCTCGACGCCGGTGCCATCGGCGGGATCGCCACCCTCACCGACGTGCTCAACTGCGAGGCGGTCCGGATGGGCCGGACGCTCGCGGCCCTGCTCAACGCCGGCTTCCCGCTCCAGTCCGCCCTCAACATCGCCCGCGGCGAGAGCATCATGGGCAACGAGTACCTCGTGGTCGGCGACGGCGGGCTGACGATTGCGCAGCCAGCTGGCGCTTACCCCAACCTCTTGAACATAGAACGAAATGGCGATACGTTCTATGTTGAAATGAAAACATATCCATCCACCCGAGGCGAAATTGGTGGTTTAGTCATACCATGTATGGAGGACGACAAATATTATTTGTCACCTGGTAGTCTTCCTTCCTTCGATCTGTCTTACGATGAACTACAGGAATTCCTATCCCTCGAAAACGTGCCTGTGAAGACAAGTGGACGGCTGTCGTGGGCTACTGAATTGGACGTTGACGAGATTAGCTAAGGCCCGATGGTCCCAGCGTTATTGCCGGCGGCCACGGGAGCTGCCTGAGACAGCAGCACCATCAGTCCGAACAGCGCGCTGAGCAGTTTCGGGTGGTTCTTGAGCTCGGATCGGACGTCGATGTTGTCGTCGGACATCACAGTTCATCCAACGGGTGCACCTGATATGAATATTTTCGAACGTATTCGACATCATTGATAAAAATATTATCGGTGAATTAAACTGCAGAAGACCCAGTATAACGTGAAACTGGCACGTATCCACCACAGAGAGGCGCTGAAGCCACCGTTGACCGGACGACGTAACTTGGTTCTTACCACATACGATCGAAGTAGTACGGATTACGACAGCGATGGTGGGGAGTGGCGCGCGATCGATCCATCGGTCACCCCAGCTCGACTGCGCGGCCGATCGACATCGACGGGCGTTCGCTCCGCGCGCCGGCCGAACGGCACGCGGAACTCACGGTGCAGTACGACGACGGGAACACTCGATCGAGCCGCGTAGCTGGGGACGACGTCGAAGCTCAGAAAGCAGCGGTCGCGGGACTCGGGCGATAGTGCGACGGCGTTACGACAGTTTCTCGCGGTGGTCCTGCCAGCAGTCGGCGCAGAGCTGCCGATCGACGGACACCCGCTTGACGCCCGTCTCGTCGCCCATGAACTGGCTCGTCGAGCGCGTCTCGTCCTCGATTTCGAGGATCACCCGGTAGCGGGGACGCTCCTCGGAAACCTCCTCGCCACACATGGGACAGGCGTTCATTTTACGGATAATAGAGCGAATAGCACATAAAATTACTGCTCGCGTCAGCGACTCGACCGCGTGAATCTTTTCCCGATCGACGGAAAATCCAGTCATACATCAAAGATGATAAAATACTCTCGACCGATGCACGGTCCCCGAGACTCGATAGCGCCCCACGGATTCGACGAACGGACCAGAGAGGGTATTGGCGAGCGGTTCCAACGATCGACGATGAAGCGGCGCTCGGTCCTCAGAGCGTGTGCGGGTGGCGCGGCCGCGATCACGGCGGGCTGTCTCGACGCGGTCGGCCTCCGGACCCAGTCGGCGTGGCGCGATCCGCCCCTGGTGGACGACCGCCCCGACGGTGTCTACTACCCGGCAGTCACCGAGGGGATGGCGAAGTACGGCACGACCACCGCGGGGCCGTACACCGTCGCGCTCACCTACTCCTACCCGCATCGGTTCTGGCAGGTCACGGGGAGCCAGCTCGAAAAGACCGTGGTCGGCTCCGACGACGCGGTGCATCTGATGGCCTCGATCTGGGACGCCCGATCGAATACGGTGGTCCCGATCGATGCCGGCCTCTCGGCCGAGGTCACGACCGAGGACGGCGAACTCGTCGCCGAGGAGGTCATCTACCCGATGCTCTCCCAGCAGATGGGGTATCACAACGGTGCGAACTTCGAGCTCCCCGGCGACGGCAGCTACCGCGTGGCGATCTCGATCGGCGGCACCGCGATGGACCGGACCGGCCGGTTCGCGGAGCTGTTCGACGAACCACGCACCGCGACGTTCGCGTTCGCGTTCAGTTCGGAGGAACTCTACGACATCGAGATCCGGCGGCTGGACGAGAAAGCCGGCAGTCGCGGCGCGATCGAGCCGATGGAGATGGGACTCCCGGTCGGGCGCGCGCCACCGGTGGCGCGGTTGCCAGGCGTACCGATCGGACGGGCGACCAGCGGCGACGCGGTGTTCCCCGTGCGGGCGATCCCCGACGACTCGGGCGCGACCCGGATCGCCGCGTTCCCCCGGACGCCGTACAACCGGATCGTCCTCCCGCTGATGGCGCTCTCGGCCACCGTCGAGCGGAACGGACGGAGCGTCGGTGAGGACCCCCTCACCCGGACGCTCGATCCACAGTTCGGCTATCACTACGCGGCCCCGTTCGAGGACGTCCGGCCGGGCGATACGCTGGGGCTGTCGGTCGAAACGCCGCCGCAGGTCGCCCGCCACGACGGCTACGAGACGGCCTTTCTGGAGATGGAGCCGATGGAGCTCTCGGTTCCCGACACGATCGCGTGAGTCGCGATCGGGTCGCTCGGTGGGTGACTCCTCACGTGGCTGTGGGCAGCGAGAGCAGCCAGAGGCTCACCACCGTGTACCCGATCATCACGGCGACGAACGGGTACTGGCTCCGGATGGCCTGGAGTCGGCTCGGGAACAGCTCGTACGCGCGTGCGTGAGCGATCCAGACCGCAAGCAGGTGGCCGACGAGGACGAACGCGACGTTGAGCCCGTTCGCGAAGCCCGGCACCGCGAGCACCAGCGGGTTCGCCGGCGGCGAGAACGGACTCGCGAGGCTCTCGACGAGCATCGGGACGTTCGAGACGAACAGCCAGAAGTAGTGTGCGAGGTGATAGCCTGCCGCGATGGCGAGCAGCGGCGGTGCCATCCACGTCCCGATCTCGCGGGCACTGCGGTACGTCTCCGCGGAGTGCCGCGAACGCCGTGCCGCGACCCAGTACGCCCCCAAAAAGAGCGCGTACCCGGAGACGAACAGCCCGAACAGGACGAGCACGCGGGGAACGACGCCGGCGAGCGCGTCGACGAACGCGGTCCCGGGTCGGGTCGTGACGAATCCGCTGAAGGTGAGCTCCCAGATCAGCGCGACCGCGAAGGCGACGTCCGCGGTGTCGACGTCCTCGACCGCGGCGAGCGCCGATCCCGGGAGCGAGAACGCCAACCCGTCGTCGGTTCGCCGGAGCGGCGCGACCCGTCCGTAAAACCGGAAGGCGACCGCGAGCGGATCCCCGTGCCGAAACCAGGCGTCGGCCCCGAAGACGATCCCGCCCAAAAGCGTGTAGATGGTGTAGCCGGCGACCGCGACCGCGAGAACTCGGGGTACTGTCGCGACCGGGGCAGCCGTCTCGACGAACACCGCCGCGAGCAGCCCTGCCGTCGCGGGCCAGACGCCCCACCGCTCGGGATACGCGTGGAGCCGGTCGACGGGAACCACCTCGACGAGCGTCCGCCACGGGTTCAGTACCGGCCACGGGTTCCCGACGAGGTACGCGGCCATCGTGAGGCCGGCCCGCACGCCCGCGAAGACCACGACGACCGCGAAGCTCACCGTCGGGATCTGCGGGCCGGTGAACCCGAGGTAGATCACGAGGGCGAGGAGCACGACCCCCACGACGCGGCCGAGCCGAACAGTCCAGAGCCGGAACGAATCGCGCGTCGGAACAACGCGATGCCACGCGTGGATCGCGTGGATGAACGTCCGGTCGGTAACGACGCTCGCGAGAAGGCCGGATACCCCGACGACCGCACCGCCGGTCAGGAGGTAGAGCCACCGCGGGACGCTGACCGACTCGCGCGCCCCGCTGCTGAGACCCACGGCGGCGTTGCTGGCCGCGACGACCTCGACCACGCAGAGCGCGCCGACCGAAACGACGAGTGCGGACGCCCCGTGAATCGCGAGGCGACGGCCGAGGTTCCCGAGTCGGGCCATCTGTCCGAAGTAGCCGCCACGAGCCAATGTACCTGACGACCCCGAGCCGGTGCGTCACTCGGTCACACCAGGCCAAACGGATTTGTCGACGGCGAGCGACGCGCGTGCATGAAGGCCGTCGTGCTCGCTGCCGGCGAGGGGACGCGACTCCGGCCCCTCACGGACGAGACGCCGAAAGGTCTGCTCGACGTCGGCGGGAAGCCGATCCTGAGTCACTGTTTCGAGGCGCTGGTCGATCTCGGAATCGAGGAACTGGTCGTGGTGATCGGCTACGAGGGCGAACGAATCGTCGCGCGCTACGGCGAGTCGTTCGCGGGCGTCCCGATCACCTACACCCGCCAGCACGAGCGTGAGGGGATGGCCCACGCGCTCCTGACCGCCGAGGAACACGTCGAGGAGCCGTTCGTGGTGATGGACGGCGACGGCGTCGTGTGGTGTGATCTCCAACCGCTGGTCGACCGCCAGCGCGACCCTGGGATCGATGGGACCGTGCTCGTCGAGGAAGTTTCGGCCGAGGCGGCGCGCGAGAAGATGGTCTGCGTTCTGAGCGAGCGCGACGAGATCGTCGCGCAGGAACAGAAGCCCGAGAACCCGCACGACCCGAGCCTCGTGGCCGCGAGCGTCCAGACGGCGACGCCGGAACTGTTCGACGCGTGTCGCCGCGTCGAGCGCTCGCCGCGCGGCGAGTACGAGATGAGCGACGCCATCCGGCTCCGGATCGCCGAGGGCGCGACCCTCGCTGCCGTCCGGTGTGAGGGCTGGCTGGTCAACGTGAACACGCCCGCGGAACTCCGGCGGGCGGATCGTCTGGTGCGCGAGGAAAGGGAATAACCGGACGTGACCGTCGAGCGAGCCGGCCGACGGACTCAGTCCTCGATGGCCGCCGCGGTGAAGTCGTCGACCGGCATCACCGAGTAGTCCACGCTGAGGGTGTCTCTGGTCGCGCGGATCTTGCCGACGAACGCCGAGATGGTTTCGAGCGAGCCGTCGAGGATGAACAGCTCCATGCAGTAGTGGCTGCCGACGTGGCTGTGGAAGTTCGCCGCGACGAGGTCCTCGTGTTCGTGGCGGAGTCCCATCAT
This window harbors:
- the nikR gene encoding nickel-responsive transcriptional regulator NikR, coding for MTVVSVSMPEELLDRIDEFSDEHGYTGRSEVVRDAARELLGEFEDARLEDRDLMAVVTVLFDYETTSVEERMMGLRHEHEDLVAANFHSHVGSHYCMELFILDGSLETISAFVGKIRATRDTLSVDYSVMPVDDFTAAAIED